In a genomic window of Trachemys scripta elegans isolate TJP31775 chromosome 12, CAS_Tse_1.0, whole genome shotgun sequence:
- the OCSTAMP gene encoding osteoclast stimulatory transmembrane protein produces MLDAWSAYSKPVPSSCSELLTLFLQCCCIAVLTGGLLYNWMFSSLEYPFHLSSAIAVSFSLLLLLILFLVHPVRCMFTIIIPTLGTKQGRRLLLSTCFMIVAVNIIPNIMDNIKTILQVIKCICKNYSDSLLNSTILLGTASTQFGHQVKEVTDNMADNFLTPRNGHFQYAVDHSSSLVREQVLIASQKIKDDFSAVELLVKQALLVANRVAAGFFLFYLLFESAWYLKSYLTNLRFDNIYITKKLEVLAVDKKAAHLLTHSPKKLIRSTGLKLSREEMVVCLVRMMLLTLVLMVTVVIIATDYVAFHLADTTMNEVVQFPTVPITLNIKYNAKISILPFISKIFNGVISGEQSIVNFERTYQQNLTFISANCTIKQPSPPNNFVALAVGMLYCIIYAMLFLETYAQRLCRKISASFFERQEERRVQYLYRALLRKYNKKEQQLQQKLNADL; encoded by the exons ATGTTAGATGCATGGTCTGCCTACTCAAAGCCGGTGCCTTCAAGCTGCAGTGAGCTCCTGACTTTATTTCTTCAGTGCTGCTGCATTGCTGTGCTCACAGGTGGCCTCCTCTATAACTGGATGTTCTCCTCGCTAGAGTATCCATTTCACCTCTCCTCTGCAATTGCTGTTTCCTTCAGTCTGCTACTTCTACTGATCCTCTTCTTGGTGCATCCTGTCCGCTGCATGTTCACCATAATCATACCTACGTTGGGCACTAAACAAGGCCGGAGGCTTCTCTTGTCCACCTGCTTCATGATCGTGGCAGTTAATATCATACCAAACATCATGGACAACATTAAAACCATACTGCAGGTTATTAAATGCATTTGCAAGAATTACTCAGACAGCCTTTTGAACTCAACAATCCTATTGGGAACAGCTTCCACGCAGTTTGGTCACCAAGTCAAAGAAGTCACTGACAACATGGCAGATAACTTTCTGACGCCCAGGAATGGACATTTTCAGTATGCTGTGGATCACAGTAGTTCCTTGGTGAGGGAGCAAGTACTCATCGCTAGTCAGAAGATCAAGGATGATTTCTCTGCTGTCGAATTGCTGGTCAAACAGGCATTGCTGGTAGCCAACAGGGTGGCTGCTGGCTTTTTCCTGTTCTATCTCCTTTTTGAGTCCGCTTGGTATTTGAAAAGTTATCTCACCAACCTCCGATTTGACAACATTTACATCACCAAAAAGCTGGAGGTCTTGGCTGTGGACAAGAAAGCAGCCCATCTGCTGACACACTCACCCAAAAAACTGATCAGATCCACCGGCTTGAAGCTGTCCCGGGAGGAAATGGTGGTGTGCCTGGTGCGCATGATGCTCCTCACTTTGGTCCTGATGGTGACAGTGGTGATCATAGCAACGGACTACGTCGCCTTCCACTTAGCAGATACAACAATGAATGAGGTGGTTCAGTTTCCCACGGTGCCCATAACGCTCAACATTAAATACAAT gcCAAAATAAGCATTCTGCCCTTTATCTCGAAAATTTTCAATGGAGTCATTTCTGGCGAACAATCCATTGTGAACTTTGAAAGAACTTACCAGCAGAATCTGACCTTCATCTCTGCCAATTGCACAATTAAACAGCCAAGCCCCCCAAACAACTTTGTGGCCCTTGCTGTCGGAATGCTCTATTGCATCATCTATGCCATGCTATTTCTGGAAACCTACGCACAACGTTTGTGCCGAAAAATCTCTGCCTCCTTCTTCGAGAGACAAGAAGAGCGGAGAGTCCAGTACCTCTACAGGGCACTATTAAGGAAATACAACAAGAAGGAGCAGCAACTGCAGCAAAAGCTGAATGCGGATTTGTAA